One part of the Salinivirga cyanobacteriivorans genome encodes these proteins:
- the rfaE2 gene encoding D-glycero-beta-D-manno-heptose 1-phosphate adenylyltransferase, which yields MNQLEIINKKIYTRESIQSQLNIWRFKNQKIVFSNGCFDIIHKGHIEYLAKASDLGDKLIIGLNTDRSVREIKGSSRPLQDEQARLTIIAALKFIDAVILFDEPTPYELIKAVQPDFLVKGNDYKAEDVVGYDIVKNRGGDVLTIELTPGYSTSAIIDKAISQN from the coding sequence ATGAACCAGCTGGAAATCATAAATAAAAAAATCTATACCAGGGAAAGCATTCAAAGTCAACTCAATATTTGGCGCTTTAAAAATCAAAAAATTGTTTTCTCCAACGGTTGCTTCGATATTATTCATAAAGGGCACATCGAGTACCTTGCCAAAGCATCTGATTTAGGCGACAAACTAATAATTGGACTCAATACCGACCGCTCAGTTAGAGAAATAAAAGGCAGCAGCAGGCCACTGCAGGATGAGCAAGCGAGACTTACCATAATAGCAGCATTAAAGTTTATCGATGCTGTTATTTTATTCGACGAACCTACTCCTTACGAACTTATTAAAGCTGTACAGCCCGATTTTTTGGTCAAAGGAAATGATTACAAAGCTGAAGATGTAGTGGGTTACGATATTGTTAAAAACCGGGGAGGCGATGTATTAACTATAGAACTAACGCCCGGATACAGCACAAGCGCTATCATTGACAAAGCAATTAGTCAAAATTAA
- a CDS encoding lysylphosphatidylglycerol synthase transmembrane domain-containing protein has product MKKYITNALKFLVFISLGIFIFWKVYQDQDWKEILEALHEVNFLWVYVSIFLGIISHLARSARWVLLADSLGYKPSHYNSFFAVMIGYFANLAFPRMGEVTRGAIIKQYEKIPLSTAFGTIITERIIDLIMLVGITGLAILLQFDVFQKFVLENPAVSENIQGILESGWLIGIVVFLGLGAVVIYFLFRQKFEHIKIISKINEKVNTLKDGLLSIKDVKNKLLFILFTFTIWIAYYGMLYVCFFSFPFMDGYGPVVALTIFVLGSYGMVAPVQGGIGAYHFMVIAGLVIYGVGGDDAKLFALVVWSAQTLMLIGMGLISYISLPFYNRYKKRIHEPAGNHK; this is encoded by the coding sequence TTGAAAAAATATATTACAAATGCATTAAAATTCCTGGTCTTTATTAGTCTGGGAATTTTTATTTTTTGGAAAGTATACCAGGATCAGGATTGGAAAGAGATACTCGAAGCCTTACATGAAGTTAATTTTTTATGGGTCTATGTAAGTATCTTCCTCGGAATTATAAGTCACCTTGCACGGTCTGCCAGGTGGGTATTGCTTGCAGATTCTCTGGGATACAAACCATCGCACTACAATTCTTTTTTTGCAGTAATGATAGGGTATTTCGCCAATCTGGCATTTCCCAGGATGGGAGAAGTTACAAGAGGAGCCATTATAAAACAGTACGAAAAAATCCCCCTCAGTACAGCCTTTGGTACCATCATTACAGAGCGCATTATTGACTTAATTATGCTTGTAGGAATTACTGGCCTGGCCATACTATTGCAGTTTGATGTTTTTCAGAAATTCGTGCTCGAAAACCCGGCTGTATCAGAAAACATACAAGGCATTCTGGAATCCGGCTGGCTAATTGGCATCGTTGTCTTCCTTGGACTTGGAGCTGTTGTAATTTATTTCCTTTTCAGGCAAAAATTTGAACACATCAAAATAATCAGCAAAATAAACGAGAAAGTTAACACACTCAAAGATGGACTGCTCAGTATAAAAGATGTAAAAAACAAGTTGCTCTTTATTCTTTTTACTTTCACCATTTGGATTGCCTATTACGGCATGTTGTATGTTTGCTTTTTCAGTTTCCCGTTCATGGACGGTTATGGCCCTGTTGTCGCTCTCACTATTTTTGTGCTCGGCAGTTATGGCATGGTCGCTCCGGTGCAAGGGGGAATTGGGGCTTATCACTTTATGGTCATCGCCGGGCTGGTTATTTATGGGGTTGGAGGCGACGATGCAAAACTATTTGCATTGGTAGTATGGAGTGCCCAAACTTTAATGTTGATAGGAATGGGATTGATATCCTACATAAGTTTACCTTTTTATAACCGCTATAAAAAAAGAATCCATGAACCAGCTGGAAATCATAAATAA
- the panD gene encoding aspartate 1-decarboxylase: MFIEVVKSKLHKVTVTEANLQYVGSITIDEDLMDAANIIENEKVQVVNINNGERLDTYVIKGERGSGTICLNGPAARKVQVGDIVIVISYAQMDFEEAKTFDPTFIFPDVETNTVVK, from the coding sequence ATGTTTATTGAGGTTGTAAAATCCAAGTTACACAAAGTAACAGTAACAGAAGCAAACTTACAGTATGTAGGGAGTATCACCATTGATGAAGATTTGATGGATGCAGCCAATATTATCGAAAACGAAAAAGTCCAGGTTGTTAACATAAACAATGGTGAACGACTCGATACATATGTGATTAAAGGTGAACGCGGATCAGGAACAATCTGTTTGAATGGCCCTGCTGCCCGCAAGGTGCAGGTGGGCGATATTGTAATTGTAATATCATATGCGCAAATGGATTTTGAAGAAGCCAAAACATTTGATCCAACATTCATTTTTCCTGATGTAGAAACAAACACAGTTGTAAAATAA
- the panC gene encoding pantoate--beta-alanine ligase, translated as MQKHNKIDKLKAEVRSHKTDNKKIGFVPTMGALHEGHLSLINIAKKHADIIVVSVFVNPTQFNDPGDYEKYPQNMSKDMEMLKEVGTDIVFAPSEEEIYPEKDNRKFDFGALEKVMEGKHRPGHFNGVAQVVSRLFDIVEPDIAVFGEKDFQQLAIIRKMVKDHNYPVKIMGAPIIRENDGLAMSSRNQRLNSEQRKSAAFINQILAASKNKSQHLSVKQLEEWVTDSLNKIAHLEMEYFQIVDQETLQPANNWQENCDKIGCIAVYCGKVRLIDNIKYSF; from the coding sequence ATGCAAAAGCATAACAAAATAGATAAACTTAAAGCCGAGGTGCGGTCGCATAAAACCGATAATAAAAAAATTGGTTTTGTTCCCACAATGGGTGCGCTTCATGAAGGGCATTTATCCTTAATAAATATTGCAAAAAAGCACGCTGACATAATAGTTGTAAGTGTTTTTGTAAACCCCACCCAGTTCAATGATCCGGGTGACTATGAAAAGTACCCCCAGAACATGTCGAAAGACATGGAAATGCTCAAAGAAGTAGGTACAGATATAGTATTTGCACCTTCTGAAGAGGAAATATACCCGGAAAAAGACAACCGAAAATTTGACTTTGGGGCGTTGGAAAAAGTGATGGAAGGGAAACACAGACCCGGCCATTTTAATGGTGTGGCCCAGGTAGTAAGCCGCCTTTTCGATATTGTTGAGCCTGACATAGCTGTATTTGGAGAAAAAGATTTTCAACAGCTCGCTATCATTCGCAAAATGGTAAAAGACCACAACTACCCTGTAAAAATAATGGGGGCACCCATAATCAGAGAAAACGATGGTCTGGCCATGAGTTCCAGAAACCAGCGATTAAATAGCGAACAAAGAAAAAGTGCTGCTTTCATAAATCAAATATTGGCTGCATCGAAAAACAAAAGCCAACACCTTTCCGTAAAACAATTAGAAGAGTGGGTGACCGATTCTCTTAATAAAATAGCGCATTTGGAAATGGAATATTTCCAGATTGTAGATCAGGAAACCCTGCAGCCGGCAAACAACTGGCAGGAAAATTGTGATAAAATAGGATGTATTGCCGTCTATTGCGGAAAAGTAAGATTGATTGACAATATCAAATATTCGTTTTAA